The sequence TTTCGCGAAAACGAACGATTCGATCCTCCCATTTCATAACGAGAGGATAAGGGTGTAAATAAGGTGAGGCGTGCCAGTCGATTTGTGCCTGTGTTGCATGAAGGGCATGGAGGGCCGCAAGCGAATCCGTCCGATCAGCCCTTTTCTTGAAATTGACCGCCTTGGCACCATCTAACCACGGTTGAATGAATAGCAACCGATCTTCTTCAGACTCAACAGGTACAATATGCAAAAATGACATCGAATGTAATACATCATGTATACGTTTCACTTTCATGGCAATCGAGTTCGAGTGATATCGCTTCACTGAAAAACGATGGCCGTTCCTCTCCAACTTCCACACATTATCTTTTATTTTTTCTACTTTCCCTTCCAGCGCCATACGCCTATCAATACGATCCATACCAGTTGGAGCCCTGATAAGGTGTAGGCATCATTTGGTAGAATAAAGGCATCATCATCATCGGGTGATGGTGTTGGTGGTGATATTGGTGGCCATCACAGCCACAGCCTTGCTGAGAGACCGGAAATGGCATCATCGGAAAGCCTTGTTGCATAGCCGGAGATAAGGATTGTGGAATATATCCTTGCTCAGGTGGACACCAAGCTGACGGCTGTAGATCCCATTCTGGAGACTCTTCGAACAGATTATCAGGTGACTCTACTAATTGCCAACCTTCAACCATAGGCATTTGTTGTGGCATTTGCTGTGGCATTTCGGCAGGTCCTTGACTAGAAAAAATCGGTGATTCTTCACACTCTTCTTCGTACATTGGAAATTGTGTCGATGGTAACGATGGTGTTGGTAACGGCATCGGTGCCGGTTGCATAGAAGCCGGTGGGCTAGGCATCGCCTGAATTTGTCCCGAATGCATAAACGGATGACAATCCGCGTCGAAAATTGGCAACCAGCCACATGGAATCCCAATCATCGGATGATGCATGCACGGCTGCATCGGAAACATTTGGATAGGTGGCGGCGTAGGTACAGGTGGCGGTACTGGCATCGGTGCCGGCGGTATTGGTGGCACCTGTACTGGCGGCGTTGGCACTGGCGGTCTCGGTATTGGCGCCGGTGGTGTTGGCGTTGGCGCTGGAGGTTTAGGTGCTGGCACTGGTGGTCTTGGCGTTGGCGCTGGCGGTTTAGGTGTTGGCACTGGTGGTCTTGGCGTCGGCGCTGGCGGTTTAGGTGTTGGCACTGGTGGTCTTGGCGTCGGCGTTGGTGGTTTGGGTGTTGGCTGCGTTGGTGGTTTCACTGTTGGCGGTTTTGGTTTTGGCGTTGGCACTGGTGCCGTTGGCGGCTGGGTCGGCTTTACCGGAACCTTCCCTTTATCAGGATGCTTGACGTGCTCTTGCTTTCCTCCCTGTACTTTGTTCGGTAAAAATATCTTCATACCAGGCACGATGTATTCAGATTTAGCGAGATGTGCATTGGCCCGCTTCAACTCTTCGAACGGGATACCATATTGACGCGCAATCTTCCACAACGTATCCCCTTTGACAACAATATGGATTTCCACTTAAAAAATTCCCCCTTCCGTCAATCCATCGTATGAACGGACGCCCGTCTTTGTGACGCACATTTTCCATGTGATGTCCCCTCTTGCTATGTATATGCGGCGGTGGGCGTTTTATTCAAAAATTGAGGGCGTTTAATTATTTTGATTCG comes from Sporosarcina sp. FSL K6-3457 and encodes:
- a CDS encoding LysM peptidoglycan-binding domain-containing protein; its protein translation is MEIHIVVKGDTLWKIARQYGIPFEELKRANAHLAKSEYIVPGMKIFLPNKVQGGKQEHVKHPDKGKVPVKPTQPPTAPVPTPKPKPPTVKPPTQPTPKPPTPTPRPPVPTPKPPAPTPRPPVPTPKPPAPTPRPPVPAPKPPAPTPTPPAPIPRPPVPTPPVQVPPIPPAPMPVPPPVPTPPPIQMFPMQPCMHHPMIGIPCGWLPIFDADCHPFMHSGQIQAMPSPPASMQPAPMPLPTPSLPSTQFPMYEEECEESPIFSSQGPAEMPQQMPQQMPMVEGWQLVESPDNLFEESPEWDLQPSAWCPPEQGYIPQSLSPAMQQGFPMMPFPVSQQGCGCDGHQYHHQHHHPMMMMPLFYQMMPTPYQGSNWYGSY